A single Desulfovibrio piger DNA region contains:
- a CDS encoding sigma-54-dependent transcriptional regulator, with translation MARVLVVDDENLMRTMVEVACRRLGHEALCAATLEEGRRLAAAGVDVILLDMLLPDGNGLDAQQELASLPDAPDIVVITGYGDGDAAEKALRGGVWDFLMKPVRVRDVEETLSHVLEARDRRRSRRGLELEPGHVAGRGPAMQAALAQLEQAAHSDVNVLLLGETGVGKELFARTLYRNSHRASRPFVAVDCASLPETLVESHLFGHARGAFTGAERASEGLLRAAHLGTLFLDEVGDLPQGIQGAFLRALELRRFRPVGEVREVESDFRLVAATNQDLEAMSEDGRFRKDLLYRLQGMTIVIPPLRRRRDEIPLLARQAVTRCCRRNGMEEKELSPLLLEMLGEYDWPGNVRELFHTLERACLAAEHAPLLLPAHLTTGLRVAVARSRAGRGRGAGDEPGGGEAPSVLPAAAAPAGSLFPPMPEEGRAFPSLRSWRQEAERHYVARVRALCGDDARAAARMAGVSRGHWYELLKKYGF, from the coding sequence ATGGCCCGTGTGCTGGTAGTGGATGACGAGAACCTGATGCGCACCATGGTGGAGGTGGCCTGCCGCCGTCTGGGGCACGAGGCCCTGTGCGCGGCCACGCTGGAGGAAGGACGGCGTCTGGCGGCCGCGGGCGTGGACGTCATCCTGCTGGACATGCTCCTGCCCGACGGCAACGGTCTGGACGCGCAGCAGGAGCTGGCCTCCCTGCCCGACGCGCCGGACATCGTGGTCATCACGGGCTACGGCGACGGCGATGCGGCGGAAAAGGCCCTGCGCGGCGGTGTCTGGGATTTTCTCATGAAGCCGGTGCGGGTGCGCGATGTGGAAGAGACCCTGAGCCATGTGCTGGAGGCCCGTGACCGGCGGCGCTCGCGCAGGGGCCTGGAACTGGAACCGGGACATGTGGCGGGGCGCGGCCCGGCCATGCAGGCGGCGCTGGCCCAGCTGGAACAGGCGGCGCACAGCGACGTCAACGTCCTGCTGCTGGGCGAGACCGGCGTGGGCAAGGAGCTGTTCGCCCGTACCCTCTACCGCAACAGCCACAGGGCCTCGCGGCCTTTCGTGGCCGTGGACTGCGCCTCCCTGCCGGAAACGCTGGTGGAGAGCCATCTGTTCGGCCATGCCCGGGGGGCCTTCACCGGTGCGGAACGGGCCAGTGAGGGCCTGTTGCGGGCGGCGCATCTGGGCACGCTCTTCCTGGACGAGGTGGGCGACCTGCCGCAGGGCATACAGGGGGCTTTTTTGCGGGCGCTGGAACTGCGCCGCTTCCGGCCCGTGGGGGAGGTGCGCGAGGTGGAGAGCGATTTCCGCCTGGTGGCGGCCACCAACCAGGATCTGGAGGCCATGAGCGAGGACGGGCGCTTCCGCAAGGACCTGCTCTACCGCCTGCAGGGCATGACCATCGTGATCCCGCCCCTGCGCCGGCGCCGGGACGAGATCCCCCTGCTGGCGCGGCAGGCGGTCACCCGCTGCTGTCGTCGCAACGGCATGGAAGAGAAGGAGCTTTCCCCCCTGCTGCTGGAGATGCTGGGCGAATACGACTGGCCGGGCAATGTGCGCGAGCTGTTCCACACGCTGGAGCGGGCCTGTCTTGCGGCGGAACATGCGCCCCTGCTGCTGCCCGCGCACCTGACCACGGGCCTGCGGGTGGCCGTGGCCCGCAGCCGGGCCGGACGCGGGCGCGGGGCGGGGGACGAGCCCGGCGGCGGGGAGGCCCCTTCAGTGCTGCCCGCCGCCGCTGCGCCGGCCGGGAGCCTTTTCCCTCCCATGCCGGAGGAGGGGAGGGCCTTCCCCTCGTTGCGCAGCTGGCGGCAGGAGGCGGAACGGCATTATGTGGCCAGGGTACGGGCCCTGTGCGGTGATGACGCCAGGGCGGCGGCGCGCATGGCCGGGGTCTCCCGCGGGCACTGGTACGAGCTGCTGAAAAAATACGGCTTCTAG
- a CDS encoding glycosyltransferase family 2 protein: MTILSETTAFARSLLSRPLLRFGMVGSSATLCYLWAGHLLVSWAHWPAPAAHALAGLLALLAAYAGHCFWTFDIRGGDHARMLPRFVLVQGAGLWLGDLFARGLGWCGVPRGPALSAASLAAPLFLYLACRLWVFRPVRSMNLSSPSSRGTSMHHVPTSEAPVVSVIMNCLNSAEHLQEALDSLAAQTFTDFEVIFWDNGSTDSSPRIARGHAGLAGRLRYFRGEETVPLGAARNLAIAQSRGRHVAFLDCDDLWRPEKLARQVACFDADPHVGLVCTDTEIFDGKHVLKRLFAESRPQRGRAFAALMERQWISMSSAMLSRTALDSVVCPPAREGGAPVWFDEGLNVCEEADLFYRVAHDWELDHVDAPLTLWRVHGNNTTFRKFGQFADETLYILEKHRRLWPGYDAAHPELVSLLTRRAAFQKAVSLWREGRGSEARAVIRPWRDGSRKYRLFWWASHLPGACFDLAARLYFALPSVIRRR, from the coding sequence ATGACGATACTGTCCGAGACCACGGCCTTTGCCCGCAGCCTGCTGTCCCGTCCCCTGCTCCGTTTCGGCATGGTGGGCAGCAGCGCCACCCTCTGCTATCTCTGGGCCGGCCATCTGCTCGTCAGCTGGGCCCACTGGCCCGCCCCGGCGGCCCATGCCCTTGCCGGGCTGCTGGCCCTGCTGGCCGCCTATGCGGGGCATTGCTTCTGGACGTTCGACATCAGGGGCGGCGACCACGCCCGCATGCTGCCCCGCTTCGTTCTGGTACAGGGCGCGGGCCTCTGGCTGGGCGACCTGTTCGCCCGGGGGCTCGGCTGGTGCGGCGTCCCCCGCGGTCCAGCCCTGTCCGCCGCCTCCCTGGCGGCCCCGCTTTTCCTCTATCTGGCATGCCGACTCTGGGTCTTCCGGCCCGTACGCTCCATGAACCTGTCGTCCCCGTCATCACGAGGTACATCCATGCATCATGTCCCCACGTCCGAGGCCCCCGTGGTCTCCGTCATCATGAACTGCCTGAACAGCGCCGAACACCTGCAGGAGGCCCTGGACAGCCTGGCCGCCCAGACCTTCACCGATTTCGAGGTCATCTTCTGGGACAACGGCTCCACGGACAGCAGCCCGCGGATAGCCCGGGGCCATGCCGGGCTGGCCGGGCGACTGCGCTACTTTCGCGGTGAAGAGACCGTGCCCCTGGGCGCGGCCCGCAACCTGGCCATCGCGCAGAGCCGGGGGCGCCATGTGGCCTTCCTGGACTGCGACGACCTGTGGCGGCCCGAAAAACTGGCCCGTCAGGTGGCCTGCTTCGACGCCGATCCGCATGTGGGCCTGGTCTGCACCGATACCGAGATCTTCGACGGCAAGCATGTGCTGAAGCGCCTGTTCGCCGAATCCCGCCCCCAGCGCGGCAGGGCCTTTGCCGCCCTCATGGAACGGCAGTGGATCTCCATGTCCTCGGCTATGCTTTCCCGCACCGCCCTGGACAGCGTGGTCTGCCCGCCCGCCCGGGAGGGCGGCGCGCCGGTCTGGTTCGACGAGGGCCTCAACGTCTGCGAGGAGGCCGACCTCTTCTACCGCGTGGCCCACGACTGGGAACTGGACCATGTGGACGCGCCCCTGACCCTGTGGCGGGTGCACGGCAACAACACCACCTTCCGCAAATTCGGCCAGTTCGCGGACGAGACCCTGTACATCCTGGAAAAGCACCGCCGTCTCTGGCCCGGCTATGATGCGGCGCATCCCGAGCTGGTCAGCCTGCTGACGCGCCGCGCCGCCTTCCAGAAGGCCGTGAGCCTGTGGCGCGAAGGACGCGGCAGCGAGGCCCGCGCCGTCATCCGGCCCTGGCGTGACGGCTCGCGCAAATACCGTCTGTTCTGGTGGGCCAGCCATCTGCCCGGGGCCTGCTTCGACCTGGCCGCACGGCTGTATTTCGCCCTGCCGTCCGTGATCCGCCGCCGCTAG
- a CDS encoding DegT/DnrJ/EryC1/StrS family aminotransferase: MSMRLSRSIVGEAEAEAVRRVIVEDGYLGMGHETCLFEQELAAYLGVAPGQVVTTNTGTAALTLAVDAIAPRDAARKPQILVPSLTFVASFQAIVAAGCEPVACDVLAGTGTIDLGDAARRITPDTLAIMPVHYASNPWHLDEVHAFAREHGLRVIEDAAHAFGCLHHGRKIGSFGDVVCFSFDGIKNITSGEGGCAVFFNATEAGYAADARLLSVEGDTRSRFAGTRTWDPDVKRIGWRFHMSNIMAAIGRVQLSRLDGEFIPARRALGDIYRRRLAGLEGLRLLQTDPQDFVVPHIVCVRVLDGRKDELKAALTAAGIPVGVHYKPNHLLSLFRPAPGSLPLPVTEQLYGELVTLPMHPGLSAADVEHICDVITATLA; this comes from the coding sequence ATGAGCATGCGTCTTTCCCGTTCCATCGTGGGCGAAGCCGAGGCCGAAGCCGTCCGTCGCGTCATCGTCGAGGACGGCTATCTGGGCATGGGACACGAGACCTGCCTGTTCGAGCAGGAACTGGCCGCCTATCTGGGCGTGGCGCCCGGACAGGTGGTGACCACCAACACGGGCACCGCCGCCCTGACCCTGGCCGTGGACGCCATCGCCCCGCGCGATGCCGCCCGCAAGCCGCAGATCCTGGTACCGTCCCTGACCTTCGTGGCCTCCTTCCAGGCCATCGTGGCCGCCGGCTGCGAACCCGTGGCCTGCGACGTGCTGGCCGGGACCGGCACCATCGACCTCGGGGACGCCGCCCGCCGCATCACGCCCGACACCCTGGCCATCATGCCCGTCCATTATGCCAGCAACCCCTGGCATCTGGACGAGGTCCATGCCTTCGCCAGGGAACACGGCCTGCGCGTCATCGAAGACGCCGCCCATGCCTTCGGCTGCCTGCATCACGGCCGCAAGATCGGCAGCTTCGGGGACGTGGTCTGTTTCAGCTTTGACGGCATCAAGAACATCACCTCCGGCGAGGGCGGCTGCGCCGTCTTCTTCAACGCCACGGAAGCCGGATATGCCGCCGATGCCCGCCTGCTCTCCGTGGAGGGCGACACCCGCTCCCGCTTTGCCGGTACCCGCACCTGGGACCCGGACGTGAAGCGCATCGGCTGGCGTTTCCACATGAGCAACATCATGGCCGCCATCGGCCGCGTGCAGCTTTCGCGTCTGGACGGGGAATTCATCCCGGCCCGCCGCGCCCTGGGCGACATCTACCGGCGGCGTCTGGCGGGACTTGAGGGCCTGCGCCTTCTGCAGACCGACCCGCAGGATTTCGTGGTGCCGCACATCGTCTGCGTGCGCGTGCTCGACGGCCGCAAGGACGAGCTCAAGGCCGCCCTCACCGCCGCGGGCATCCCGGTGGGCGTCCATTACAAGCCCAACCATCTGTTGAGCCTGTTCCGCCCCGCTCCGGGCTCCCTGCCCCTGCCCGTGACGGAGCAGCTCTACGGCGAACTGGTGACCCTGCCCATGCATCCCGGCCTGAGCGCCGCCGATGTGGAACACATCTGCGACGTCATCACGGCCACCCTGGCCTGA
- a CDS encoding DMT family transporter, translated as MWVRIWPHLALLLAMVFWSTSYVALRIALSALDPFTVMAGRMGVATLLFLPLWGTLLRDLRRKGQWRWLLLMAFAEPCCYFLLETRALCLTTASQAGMVISLLPLITAVVAWRLLGERVSLRGWAGFALAVAGVVWLSLQSAVDETATAPVLGNFLEGLAMVCAALYTVLARRLSAAYAPLQITAVQSFVGMSFFAGLLALAPLDHTPVLLHVEVPDWAPWASVAYLGGVVSLGGYGLYNVGVSRLSAAGAAAYTNLIPILTLAGGVILLREVFLPGQYLASGLVVAGVLLSQWGGRKGRREGC; from the coding sequence ATGTGGGTTCGCATCTGGCCGCATCTGGCCCTGCTGCTGGCCATGGTTTTCTGGAGCACGTCCTATGTGGCCCTGCGCATCGCGCTCAGCGCGCTGGATCCGTTCACGGTCATGGCCGGGCGCATGGGCGTGGCCACGCTGCTGTTCCTGCCGCTGTGGGGCACGCTGCTGCGCGACCTGCGCCGCAAGGGCCAGTGGCGCTGGCTCCTGCTCATGGCCTTTGCCGAACCCTGCTGCTACTTTTTGCTGGAGACCCGCGCCCTGTGCCTGACCACGGCCTCGCAGGCGGGCATGGTCATCTCCCTGCTGCCGCTCATCACCGCCGTGGTGGCCTGGCGCCTGCTGGGGGAACGGGTCAGCCTGCGCGGCTGGGCAGGCTTTGCCCTGGCCGTGGCCGGGGTGGTCTGGCTCTCCCTGCAGTCGGCCGTGGACGAGACCGCCACGGCGCCCGTGCTGGGCAATTTCCTCGAGGGGCTGGCCATGGTCTGCGCCGCGCTGTATACCGTGCTGGCCCGGCGTCTTTCCGCCGCCTATGCGCCCCTGCAGATCACGGCCGTGCAGTCCTTCGTGGGCATGAGCTTTTTCGCCGGGCTGCTGGCGCTGGCGCCCCTGGATCACACGCCCGTGCTGCTGCATGTGGAGGTGCCGGACTGGGCCCCCTGGGCCAGCGTGGCCTATCTGGGCGGGGTGGTCTCGCTGGGGGGCTACGGGCTCTACAACGTGGGGGTCAGCCGCCTGTCGGCCGCCGGTGCCGCCGCCTATACCAACCTCATCCCCATCCTGACCCTGGCCGGCGGCGTCATCCTGCTGCGCGAGGTCTTCCTGCCCGGCCAGTACCTGGCCTCGGGGCTGGTGGTGGCCGGGGTGCTGCTCAGCCAGTGGGGCGGCCGGAAAGGCCGGCGCGAGGGGTGTTAG
- the mutL gene encoding DNA mismatch repair endonuclease MutL, with the protein MSGVSRHIRLLPPELRNQIAAGEVVERPASVVKELVENSLDAGATRVDVFLENGGQSCIRVQDDGAGIAPGELELAVTRHATSKIASMDDLEHIASYGFRGEALPSIASVARFSMESAVAGADGATEASRIVVEFGRLLAVEPSALHRGTIVEVRDLFTNIPARLKFLKTPATELKRAQEWLVRLALARCDVGFSLRAGEREALRFLPGQGLRDRLAQLWPRLVVEALRPFDAERHGIRARGLAALPSVSQQRGDRILLYVNGRSVSDKRLLAAVREAYKGRITSRDYPQVVLFVDMPPDMVDVNVHPAKSEVRFRDESSVFSAVLHAVQGALVSDVESVLDAAREADDARPVAAQSRLWDDLPPRPQGFWGSADAAPLMRHVEDGTREDEGQWQVRRPDADGSTVPGAMTGTGYTADAPVMPSPPGSAAAFASGRTAPAGLREAVAPSAFSAASFAEDAEGTGRLSADRQEFFESARQTARSAMPPGHAATVTAPESTDENLAEHAPVPETGGPEGLPGTGDAVCGTGTDVTDESAAGRHELVVGDLTYLGQVAGTYLVLRDASGALMLLDQHAAHERVLYERLRKGAFAGTAQCLALPLELALQPVEEERFLEVRDNLERMGFDVSCSGGRLLARGIPPSLSRSEAGEFLREVLAGRKDDIRAMFISLSCKGAIKAGQRLADDEAAALLRQWLHTPEREYCPHGRPSILRWDAVALEKLFKRRQ; encoded by the coding sequence ATGTCTGGAGTATCTCGTCATATTCGTTTGTTACCGCCTGAGTTGCGCAATCAGATCGCCGCCGGCGAGGTGGTGGAGCGTCCGGCCAGTGTGGTCAAGGAGCTGGTGGAAAACAGCCTGGATGCCGGGGCCACACGGGTGGACGTGTTCCTGGAGAACGGCGGGCAGAGCTGCATCCGCGTGCAGGACGACGGTGCGGGCATCGCCCCCGGCGAACTGGAGCTGGCCGTGACCCGTCACGCCACCAGCAAGATCGCCAGCATGGACGATCTGGAACATATCGCGTCCTACGGGTTCCGCGGCGAGGCCCTGCCGAGCATCGCCTCGGTGGCCCGCTTCAGCATGGAGTCCGCCGTGGCCGGAGCCGACGGCGCGACGGAGGCCAGCCGCATCGTGGTGGAATTCGGCCGCCTGCTGGCGGTGGAGCCTTCGGCCCTGCACCGGGGCACCATCGTGGAAGTGCGCGATCTGTTCACCAATATACCCGCACGGCTCAAGTTTTTGAAGACCCCGGCCACGGAGCTCAAACGGGCCCAGGAATGGCTGGTGCGTCTGGCCCTGGCCCGCTGCGACGTGGGCTTCAGCCTCAGGGCCGGGGAACGCGAGGCCCTGCGCTTTTTGCCCGGACAGGGCCTGCGTGACCGGCTGGCCCAGCTGTGGCCGCGCCTGGTGGTGGAGGCCCTGCGGCCGTTCGATGCCGAACGCCACGGCATCCGGGCCCGCGGTCTGGCGGCCCTGCCGTCGGTGAGCCAGCAGCGCGGGGACCGCATCCTGCTGTATGTCAACGGCCGCAGCGTCAGCGACAAGCGCCTGCTGGCCGCCGTGCGCGAGGCCTACAAGGGCCGCATCACCAGCCGGGACTACCCGCAGGTGGTGCTCTTTGTGGATATGCCGCCCGATATGGTGGATGTCAACGTGCATCCGGCCAAGAGCGAAGTCCGTTTCCGGGACGAGTCCTCGGTCTTTTCCGCCGTGCTCCATGCCGTGCAGGGGGCCCTGGTCAGCGATGTGGAAAGCGTGCTGGACGCGGCCCGCGAAGCCGACGATGCCCGTCCGGTGGCGGCGCAGTCCCGCCTGTGGGACGACCTGCCCCCGCGCCCGCAGGGCTTCTGGGGCAGTGCCGATGCCGCGCCCCTGATGCGGCATGTGGAGGACGGGACGCGGGAAGACGAGGGGCAGTGGCAGGTGCGGCGGCCCGATGCGGACGGCAGCACGGTCCCCGGGGCCATGACGGGCACGGGCTACACGGCGGATGCCCCGGTCATGCCGTCACCGCCCGGCAGTGCGGCGGCCTTCGCTTCCGGGCGCACGGCCCCCGCGGGCCTGCGGGAAGCCGTGGCCCCTTCTGCGTTTTCGGCCGCGTCCTTCGCGGAGGATGCGGAGGGGACGGGGCGCTTGTCCGCCGACAGGCAGGAATTTTTCGAGAGCGCCCGGCAGACGGCCCGCTCGGCCATGCCGCCCGGACATGCGGCGACCGTGACGGCCCCGGAGAGCACGGACGAAAACCTGGCGGAACATGCCCCTGTGCCGGAGACGGGCGGGCCGGAGGGCCTGCCGGGGACCGGGGATGCCGTCTGCGGGACCGGCACCGACGTGACGGACGAGAGCGCCGCCGGACGGCATGAGCTGGTGGTGGGCGACCTGACCTATCTGGGCCAGGTGGCCGGGACCTACCTCGTGCTGCGTGATGCTTCCGGCGCCCTGATGCTGCTGGACCAGCACGCGGCGCACGAGCGTGTGCTCTACGAACGCTTGCGCAAGGGGGCCTTCGCGGGCACGGCCCAGTGCCTGGCCCTGCCGCTGGAACTGGCCCTGCAGCCGGTGGAAGAGGAACGCTTTCTGGAAGTACGGGACAATCTGGAGCGCATGGGCTTCGATGTCTCCTGCTCCGGCGGCCGTCTGCTGGCCCGGGGCATCCCGCCCTCCCTGTCCCGCAGCGAGGCCGGGGAATTCCTGCGCGAGGTGCTGGCCGGCCGCAAGGACGACATCCGTGCCATGTTCATTTCCCTGTCCTGCAAGGGCGCCATCAAGGCCGGGCAGCGTCTGGCCGATGACGAGGCCGCGGCCCTGCTGCGCCAGTGGCTGCATACGCCGGAGCGGGAATACTGCCCCCACGGCCGTCCCAGCATCCTGCGCTGGGATGCCGTGGCGCTGGAGAAACTGTTCAAGCGGCGGCAGTGA
- a CDS encoding heavy metal translocating P-type ATPase has protein sequence MDCPMEEALIRKKLATVPGITGLGFNLMQRVLTVEHELPSTASIEAALKAIDMTPEPLDAAGGATAVFSVDGMDCPTEERLIRKALDGLPGVLGLEVDLMQRHVRVRHEPAALPAITAALEGLDMGARLLEGTARPQDAIPVPRIPWKRLAVAGGFAALAEILELIQHWGARPFGLDPATWSVGGWPVLTLLPLCCALIAILLSGLTTYRKGWLAVSNLDLNINALMSVAVTGAVLIGQFPEAAMVMVLFNVSEAIEAKALDRARNAIKDLLALAPDTATVLREDGSWQEADIRTVAVGSRVRVRPGEKIALDGLVLDGRSLVDQSPITGESMPVEKKAGDTVYAGTLNTSGSFEFQVTAAATDTTLARIIHAVEEAQGSRAPMQRFVDTFARYYTPAVFLVALLAAVVPPLFLGSAWTDAIYTALVILVIGCPCALVISTPVSIVSGMAAATRYGILIKGGMFLEQGRRLDCLALDKTGTLTHGKPRQTDCLCTGQEDEAEVRSLAASLAARSDHPVSGAIAQAAAEDHIPLRDVDDFTALPGQGVSGVMDGRRWYLGNRRLAASLGRCPAEVGEQISRLERQGKTVVALVGDDGIQALLAVADTLKESSLEAVRELKKLGVTTVMLTGDNEHTAAAIARQVGVDSFKAGLLPADKLAVIEELEARGHTVGMVGDGINDAPALARAHVGFAMAGNGTDTAIETADVALMDDDLRKIPRFIRLSRATFAILVQNITLALGVKALFFALTFTGHATMWMAVFADVGTALLVVANGLRAMRQ, from the coding sequence ATGGACTGCCCCATGGAAGAGGCGCTCATCAGAAAAAAACTGGCCACCGTCCCGGGCATCACCGGGCTCGGCTTCAACCTCATGCAGCGTGTGCTCACCGTGGAGCACGAGCTCCCGTCCACGGCGTCCATCGAGGCTGCCCTGAAGGCCATCGACATGACGCCGGAACCGCTGGATGCCGCCGGCGGCGCCACGGCCGTCTTTTCGGTGGACGGCATGGACTGCCCCACGGAAGAACGCCTCATCCGCAAGGCCCTGGACGGCCTGCCGGGAGTGCTCGGCCTTGAGGTCGACCTGATGCAGCGCCATGTGCGCGTGCGGCACGAGCCCGCGGCCCTCCCGGCCATCACCGCCGCCCTGGAAGGCCTGGACATGGGCGCCCGGCTGCTGGAAGGGACGGCACGGCCCCAGGACGCCATCCCGGTCCCCCGCATCCCCTGGAAGCGGCTGGCCGTGGCCGGCGGCTTTGCCGCCCTGGCCGAGATCCTGGAGCTCATCCAGCACTGGGGGGCGCGGCCCTTTGGGCTCGACCCGGCCACCTGGAGCGTGGGCGGCTGGCCCGTGCTGACGCTCCTGCCCCTGTGCTGCGCCCTCATCGCCATCCTGCTGAGCGGCCTGACCACCTACCGCAAGGGCTGGCTGGCCGTCTCCAACCTCGACCTGAACATCAACGCCCTCATGTCCGTGGCCGTCACCGGGGCCGTGCTCATCGGGCAGTTCCCGGAAGCCGCCATGGTCATGGTGCTGTTCAATGTCTCGGAAGCCATCGAGGCCAAGGCCCTGGACAGGGCCCGCAACGCCATCAAGGACCTGCTGGCCCTGGCGCCCGATACGGCCACGGTGCTGCGTGAGGACGGCAGCTGGCAGGAAGCCGACATCCGCACGGTGGCCGTGGGCAGCCGCGTGCGCGTGCGCCCCGGCGAAAAGATCGCCCTGGACGGTCTGGTGCTGGACGGCCGTTCCCTGGTGGACCAGTCGCCCATCACCGGCGAGAGCATGCCGGTGGAAAAGAAGGCCGGGGACACGGTCTACGCCGGGACCCTCAACACCTCCGGCTCCTTCGAGTTCCAGGTGACCGCCGCGGCCACGGACACCACGCTGGCCCGCATCATCCATGCCGTGGAAGAGGCCCAGGGCAGCCGCGCCCCCATGCAGCGCTTTGTGGACACCTTCGCGCGCTATTACACCCCGGCCGTCTTCCTGGTGGCCCTGCTGGCCGCCGTGGTGCCGCCCCTGTTCCTGGGCAGCGCCTGGACGGACGCCATCTATACCGCCCTGGTCATCCTGGTCATCGGCTGCCCCTGCGCCCTGGTCATCTCCACGCCGGTGAGCATCGTCAGCGGCATGGCCGCCGCCACCCGCTACGGCATCCTCATCAAGGGCGGCATGTTCCTGGAACAGGGCAGACGCCTGGACTGCCTGGCCCTGGACAAGACCGGCACCCTCACCCACGGCAAGCCGCGCCAGACCGACTGCCTGTGCACCGGGCAGGAAGATGAGGCGGAAGTCCGCTCGCTGGCGGCCAGCCTGGCGGCCCGTTCCGACCATCCGGTTTCCGGCGCCATCGCCCAGGCCGCGGCGGAAGACCATATCCCCCTGCGGGACGTGGACGACTTCACGGCCCTGCCCGGTCAGGGCGTCAGCGGCGTCATGGACGGCCGGCGCTGGTACCTGGGCAACCGCCGCCTTGCGGCATCGCTGGGCCGGTGCCCGGCAGAGGTCGGGGAGCAGATCTCCCGGCTGGAACGGCAGGGCAAGACCGTGGTCGCGCTCGTGGGCGACGACGGCATCCAGGCCCTGCTGGCCGTGGCCGACACGCTCAAGGAAAGCAGCCTGGAAGCCGTCAGGGAACTGAAAAAACTGGGTGTGACCACGGTCATGCTCACCGGTGACAACGAACACACGGCGGCGGCCATCGCCCGCCAGGTGGGCGTGGACAGCTTCAAGGCCGGTCTGCTCCCGGCGGACAAGCTCGCCGTCATCGAGGAACTGGAAGCCCGGGGACACACGGTGGGCATGGTGGGCGACGGCATCAACGACGCCCCGGCGCTGGCCCGGGCCCATGTCGGTTTCGCCATGGCCGGCAACGGCACGGACACGGCCATCGAGACCGCCGACGTGGCGCTCATGGACGACGACCTGCGCAAGATCCCCCGCTTCATCCGCCTGTCCCGGGCCACCTTTGCCATCCTGGTGCAGAACATCACGCTGGCGCTGGGCGTCAAGGCGCTGTTCTTCGCCCTGACCTTCACCGGTCACGCCACCATGTGGATGGCCGTCTTCGCCGACGTGGGCACGGCCCTGCTGGTGGTGGCCAACGGCCTGCGGGCCATGCGGCAATAA
- a CDS encoding Cd(II)/Pb(II)-responsive transcriptional regulator, which yields MKVKIGELAKMTGCQVVTIRYYEKEGLLKRPERTERNYRLYGEEDMARLRFIRHCRQHGMSLDEIRTLLVYSDHPTGSCEWINALIRKHIEAVEQQIRDLEHLKAHLESLYHTCDGSREGGCGILKSLIDGGNCLYCQARQRRAGQEHP from the coding sequence ATGAAAGTGAAGATAGGCGAGCTGGCAAAGATGACCGGCTGCCAGGTGGTCACCATCCGCTACTATGAGAAGGAGGGGCTGCTGAAGCGCCCGGAACGCACGGAACGGAACTATCGTCTCTACGGGGAGGAGGACATGGCGCGGCTGCGCTTCATCCGGCATTGCCGCCAGCACGGCATGAGCCTGGACGAGATCCGCACCCTGCTGGTGTACAGCGACCACCCCACGGGCAGCTGCGAGTGGATCAACGCGCTCATCCGCAAGCATATCGAAGCGGTGGAGCAGCAGATACGGGACCTTGAGCACCTCAAGGCGCATCTTGAATCCCTGTACCACACATGCGACGGCAGCCGGGAAGGGGGCTGCGGCATCCTGAAGAGCCTCATCGACGGCGGGAACTGCCTGTACTGCCAGGCGCGGCAGCGGCGCGCGGGGCAGGAGCATCCCTGA